Part of the Lycium ferocissimum isolate CSIRO_LF1 chromosome 6, AGI_CSIRO_Lferr_CH_V1, whole genome shotgun sequence genome, TTCTGATCTTCGGTTAACGGTGAAGTTAGAATACAGAAGGAATTCATCTCTCTAGAAAATCACAATAGATATACTAGGAAAATCACAATAGATATACTAGgataatatttttctatatttatatatatagtactccctccgttcactttatGTGACGCTATTCGCTTATCGAAAGTCAGTTTACTAATTTTCGAAGTTAATTTTGGATTAAATCGACTCAATGTTTTCAACTGAAATgtagatattcaaaaactatacgaaaagtactataagttgcaactcttctcatgtcaatataatgagaaaatttattttaaaatattagtcaATGTTCacataatttgatttttgagaaACAAAAAATATCACATTATAGACATAAAAAGTGTACGTTAAACTGCCTTGGCGAAAGTTTTATCCTTAAGTTATGTGTTTGGTGTACTTCTTCTGTACTGGGGATTAATTCACGAATAACCTTTCCTTTATATTAACCTTTATTTGCGTGTTTACATATACCTTTAGATAGAAAACATAGACCTAAATAAATGTACCTAGAAGTTAAATACGATTTTTAAACTTTTGTATTTTGAAGAGGATGACTAATGAATTCAAATGCTATCGTAATCGCagtttgaatttaatttttatatatatttaatttttatacatatttactgAACCTCTATCCTAAAGACTACCTTCGCCcctgaaaataaaattaattttaggtCGCGTGTCATGTTTAATGTACTTCATCTGTAATATAGGTACAGTGATGACATActatactttttatttttataacaattttaccTTTCCTAGTTTCCTTTACCTTGCTTTACATTAATGCATGCATGAGTTTTACATATACGATAGCTAGCAAGTTGCTTTTTATCCCCGAAACTAAATAGTGTTTCATTAATTTCTTTACTTCAGCAGCATTTATTATTCCCACCTATAATTTCAAGCCTTTCCTTTCTTATATAATACTCCTAAAGTCTCCCCAGTTTTTCCACTCAATTCATTTTACTTGCAATGGAGTACTTCATTTTCACAGCTTTCGCCTTTCTCCTCACATTTTTCATCATCCTGTTAACCCAAAAAACCAAATCCAAGAACCTGAATCTTCCTCCAGGTCCACCGGGTTGGCCGGTTGTCGGCAACCTTTTTCAAGTCGCCGGTTCCGGTAAGCAATTCTTCGAATACATTAGAGATCTCAAACCTAAATATGGTTCAATTTTCACACTCAAAATGGGTGCACGTACTATGATTGTTATCACTAGTGCTGATTTAGCTTACGAAGCTTTAATCACAAAGGGTCAAATTTTCGCTACCCGTCCGAAAGAAAACCCGACCAAAACAATCTTCAGTTGCAACCAATTCACCGTCAATGCAGCGAGTTACGGTCCGGTGTGGCGGTCCCTTAGAAAAAATATGGTACAAAACATGCTTAGTTCGAGTAGATTGAAAGAATTTCGCAATTGTAGAGAACTGGCTATGGATAAAATGATCGAAAGAATTCGTATGGATGCTGAGGCCAATAACAACGTTGTTTGGGTGCTGAAGAACGCGCGTTTCGCGGTGTTTTGGATTCTTGTGGCTATGTGTTTTGGTGTTGAAATGGAAGAGAAAATGGTTGAAACTGTTGATCAAACGATGAAGGAGGTTTTGGTTGTGCTTAATCCCAGGGTCGATGATTATCTTCCGATGTTGAGCTTATTTGTTGGTTACAAACAACGTAAAAGAGTTAAAGAAGTTCGTAAACGACAAATCGAAACCCTCGTCCCTTTGATCGAGAAACGTCGTAAAGCTGTACAAAATCCTGGGTCCGACAAGACTGCAGCCTCGTTTTCGTATCTAGACACTTTGTTCGACGTTAAAGTCGAAGGTAATACTGAACTGACAATCAGGTTATCTAAAAGTTTGAACAGTTAGAGAAAGTACAACTTACCAATATTTAGAAAGTATAACTTACCAATATGTACAGTTGAGCCAAGCTTATTTACTAATATGGCTGAATATACAAAATctatacactgattatgtatagtatatgtataggtatgtattatatgtataatatatgtatattatatgtataaatatacaaacctatacatttggtcatattttgtaaactagatcACTCAAAGACATTAGACTGTAATTTTCCCattcttatttacttatttttgtctTCTTGATAGGTAGAAAGTCAGGACCGACAAATCCAGAGCTCGTAACACTATGTTCGGAGTTTTTGAACGGTGGGACCGACACGACGGCTACGGCATTAGAGTGGGCCATAGGGAGATTGATCGAAAACCCTAGCATACAAGATAAAATGTACGAGGAGATCAAAAAAGTAGTGGGTGATAAAAAGGTTGACGAGAATGATATGGAAAAGATGCCCTACTTAAACGCTGTTGTAAAAGAGCTTTTACGTAAACACCCACCAACATACTTTACACTAACCCATACAGTAACAGAGCCAGTTAAATTGGGCGAGTATGACATACCTATGGATGCTAACGTGGAGTTTTTCACACACGGGATTTCTCATGACCCGAACATTTGGTCCGACCCGGATAAGTTTGATCCGGATAGGTTTATATCCGGGCGGGAGGACGCGGACATAACGGGTGTGaaaggggtgaagatgatgcCATTCGGGGTAGGGCGAAGGATTTGTCCTGGCTTGGGTATGGCAACGGTACATGTGAATTTGATGTTGGCGCGAATGGTTCAAGAATTTGAATGGTTCGCTTACCCGAAAGATAGTAAAGTGGATTTTAGTGAGAAGTTGCAATTTACTGTGGTGATGAAAAATCCTTTAAGAGCTAAGGTTAAACCAAGAATGTAAGTGGTACTCATTAAGATTATAAGTCTAAAATATGTTTAAAATACTTTTCACGTTTATTTTTGTTACATAAATTTCGTGTTGGATTGGTTTGTGGGAAATTGAAGGAAGGTGGTGACATTCTCAATATAGGAACAATATTCCACTACCTTTTCATCATTATAAAATAATTGTGAAGCTTATTTCTATTTATTGGCAtctcttttagaattgatttgtcAAGAATGAAATGtaaagaaaagaataagataAATGCTTTGAGCTCATAACActtgtttgttttcttttcatttgaCTCTGTATTCCTTTGGAACTTATGTTTTTTGTTAAGGACACAATTTCAGGAACATATGTACTATTTCGTCATCAAATCATAAGAAGATTATATCAATGctgtttctttcttcttctcctgcatatttcttcttcaatgGCCTGAAGTTGGAACCACAACAATTGAACTTCGGGACACATGCCCGAACTTTTAACTATATAGTTCGAACTTTCAGCACTCTACACAGTTCAAACTTCTGGATACAGAGTGAAGTTGGAACTCAAAAAACATCTCCGCCGCTCAAATTAGTTGTGACTATATTTTAAATACTGGATATCTTTTAATTACATAGCGGCCCTAAAAGTGGCTAATAATGCAATTTTCCTGTTTAAGTTATGTAGGTGTTTGCCCTTGCTAACCACTCAAAAGAACCtactatttcaagagaaattataggTCTGGAGGGACCACTCTCATTTTAATGTTCCATTTTGCGGTTGTGCATTTAATATAAATCGAATTATGGCCCTAGAAGCATTTGCTCAATTGACCAATCATGCATGTGTCCAGTATAATTCTAGCCTCACGTTAAGGGAAGCAACTTTTAAAAACCAATAAAGATGGTATGCCCCAGAACAAGCAAACAATGCCTAGCCACCTTTAGCCTATTTAAGTTGGCTCCCCAGAAAGGCTGTCCCGAAAACAATTTTCCAGTAAATAGGAAAAGACGataaataatggtattttgtcATAGAGTATACCTTTACAAATCATTGAAAAAATTAAGACACGTTTAAATATAATTAGGTGTTGAGTTAAACACCCATAATGATAGGAAAAAGGACACTACCTAGCCATTAGGAATTTGTTGGGCCCACGTTTGAGCTTAATACTGCGAGTTGGCCTTTTGGCCCAAACTATTCTCAGGCGCTAGCCCATCAGCTCACTTACTACGAAAAATCAGACTTTTTTGTAGCGACtaaagtcgccactaaaagtTCATTACAAAAGATCATCACGATTTTTTGTTGCCACTTTAAGATCAAGAAGTCGCAACTAAAAGTACACTACAAAAAGAGCCGACttttttgtggcgactaaagTCGACGAAAATTTTTTCATATTGAACCGTCAAAAACTATCccaaatatgtataatatgtgtataattagtaagtatacgtTGATTGAGCCttcaaaatatcccaaaacatgtataatatatgtataattagtaagtatacatCGATTATACGTTTATTAAACAgaaattatacaataatgatacattttttaaaCACATATTgtagggatacatattctatatagcaatgatacaatttctatacatatgATAGATTgtttctatacaacaatgatacaattTCTACACATATGCTGAAATTAGTtgaaaaatggctaaaaatgaaattattttaaaaaggctaaaaatttgTCTTTTAAGCTTCTTGGGCCATCCGGTTGTCAATAGTTTGGGCCGAATggccatttgtgtccttttcccATAATGATAATCTATAACACCTCGTGCCTTCGGGCTAAGGTTTGACTCgtaagatgatgatataatggaacCAAGATGGGAGGTGTTTAAAGTGTTTTGAAACCTAATGAAGTCATAAGAAGAGTCTTAGGACAAAACAAAGTCAGAAGCTACCCTACAGAGCATGTTTTCAAGCGAGTTTGCGCAGGGTCTCACTTCAAGCGAGTATTTGGGAAATcttccttaatgaaagttgtatctctttgaaatacctttccaacggtatattatggaggtcaaacggacatctgtatAAAAGGTTATGTACGTTTTACTAAACAGTATTCTACCGACTCCAGCAGAATTTACTGGCCGTAAAAAAGATCCAGTACACTGTTAcggatttacggtccgtaaatttGATTTTCGAGCCGTAAAATTGGCCTAAAGTGAGCATAAACAGGTCCGACAACAactttaaaacttcatttttttggctttttcacttcatttttcacatcctcaagccctagaacgaccgtTCTCTCTTCTGCTCATCCTCATACATCAAGGTATGTCCCTCCGATGTATTCCTAATTGGATTTTAATGATTATACATGAATTCTAAGTGAAATCCTATGTACCAacctaggattttcaagaaaacccttctCAAAAGTTCAAGTGAAGgtttttgggattcttcttcaAACTTTGATTCTTCTTCAGGTGTTTTGGagtgattaaggtatgtaggatttctatccacgtgtggaaacatcattgttcttcctcATGCCACGCTCATCTATGAAAACACGAAGTTTCATAAACCTAggatttctatttcaattcacGATAACCCTAAGTTACATGTactatgatataccatgtttgtattaCTAGTTCGTTATTgcattcttgatattccatatttggttattgggaatccatccgtaatccatgaacacccatgctttgtattccatgggttcttaaatgtaagatatgaattattatgcttattttcataaaaatctaCAAgctttccatgttttcatacaagctATACTATATACTTATATTCATGCTATATTATACTCACGAATCATTTTTACAAGCCATGTTTAGGAATCATGTCTACAAGTCATACTTACAAGTTATGTTACACAAACCATGGGCTCAGATACCacctatatccatgttcatgtttttgggagtagCATAGGTTttccgagaaggctcagatagcctgaaactacgtatgctaACGTAGGGTAAGGGTCGATCCACCCAGATTAGGATGACACCTTCAGACAATTGAATCGGATCCTTTCATGTCATGCTTATGTCTCATACCCTGGTAAGGTGTGGGTTGCTTCCATTGTTCGGGGAGTGGACTCCACATACCCACATGGTGATTCCATGTTGGTTATACTACGACTCTCCCACaagatatagatagatatatgtacttaaaatatttttactcgTGTTATAAGTTtattcatgtcagatgatgctcatgttcatgttcagcttacagtttcagttttagttctattatttcatgtgccatgtttattcatttagttactttacataccagtacaatttaAATGTACTAacatccccttttattgcccgagGGCCgttttcacgatgcaggtagtGATTTCCAGGATAGGGGATCTGCTCGTTAGGacattgctcgtatcagcttttgTTGAGCCCCATGTCATTCGGGGTTTTGtcattatttatatttcatgttcatgttagtTATACAGTCAAGGTATGCCgagggccttgtcccagtaaacaatttagcagtcagactcacatttagaggtttcatagactagtcagttatgtcatgtcagatgttcgattgagttagccttgttggctacaTTACTATAGTTCTGCATTCATCGTTAGCTACATTATTACCTTTCTGCATTCATGATATAATAGTATTTTCAGAACTTATGATTAGTTAATCCCATGTTTTACTCACACTAtgcatatttatattatattccgCATCAGTTCATGCTCCATGTttattcagcaagccatgtggttcgctcggtcacatgcagcaaggcaccgagtgccgtgttacacCCATGCcatggtttggggcgtgacataatCACTTGTAATACCCCAGTCCATTAATGACATATATATGTTTGCTTTGGGCCTAggtgttagttttttttttttttttttttttgcctagGTGTTAGGTTGACTTTTAAACTCTCGTCACTAGCATTTAAGattctttatatatatctaGCATCTTTCTCGTGTTTAGCCGATGTGAGATTTGTCcagggttatatatatatatatatatatatatatatatatatatatatatatatatatatccctgtTAGGAACTCAACGTCCTTGCTAAGGTTTAGCCAATCATCATCTCGAAGATGTGGAATTCATCTAAACCCAGTTGAGTTTTACACCAACGCCTATACCTTAATGATGTTGGATTTATTTGCACTTAATTGAACCCTGAGATTTGCCCCACCATATATAGCACCCAACGTTGGGCGCAAAGTACCATATGCAAGTGTGGAGTCCACtggtgatattgtccgctttgggtcTAGCCGTGCATGATTTTAAAATGCGTCACTAAAGTCTAAAGTTCGCTTCCTTAAATCCAAACTTTCtgatggtaaaaaaaaaaaaaaaaaactaacgtTTCTCGTACATATCTTGTCGACGTGGGATTTACCTAAGGTCTTAATTACATCGCTTGTCTTGTTTTATCCTACAAATGAGACGTAGATATATCACTACTAGTTGGTGTAATTAATCTTCTATTATCTGCCTTTAAGTAGCCTTTTGCTATAATCTTGGTGTTGTCCATAACATTACTACATCGCTTGTCTTGTTTTATCCTACAAATGAGACGTAGATATATCACTACTAGTTGGTATAATTAATCTTCTATTATCTGCCTTTAAGTAGCCTTTTGCTATAATCTTGGTGTTGTTCATAACATTACGGTGGGATCCTATCGCATTAATGTTATTTGCTCACTTACAATCCTATATAATATCTTATCAACTCATTGAATGACAATTAAAGAACGTGTTAATCCATGAGTATATACACCAAccaaaagtatacaaaataCAGCAACAGAGTGTAAAAACTAATTCACATAACTAGTACTAGAATATATCACCAGCATTAATATTTGGAAAGATAAAAAAGAGTGCCCAATATGATTTAGGGCAAGCATTCGTGATTTACTTTCGTACAACAAAATTTGTAATGAACCATGTGAAAATAAAGGAAGGAAGTCATATATGGATCTTAAAACAACATTTATGATCACATACATCATTTTCAGTTGAGCATCAAAAAGAAGTAGTTAGCTGTCACGTAACATGGCATCCAAAATTACTAG contains:
- the LOC132059160 gene encoding cytochrome P450 77A1 isoform X1, with amino-acid sequence MEYFIFTAFAFLLTFFIILLTQKTKSKNLNLPPGPPGWPVVGNLFQVAGSGKQFFEYIRDLKPKYGSIFTLKMGARTMIVITSADLAYEALITKGQIFATRPKENPTKTIFSCNQFTVNAASYGPVWRSLRKNMVQNMLSSSRLKEFRNCRELAMDKMIERIRMDAEANNNVVWVLKNARFAVFWILVAMCFGVEMEEKMVETVDQTMKEVLVVLNPRVDDYLPMLSLFVGYKQRKRVKEVRKRQIETLVPLIEKRRKAVQNPGSDKTAASFSYLDTLFDVKVEGRKSGPTNPELVTLCSEFLNGGTDTTATALEWAIGRLIENPSIQDKMYEEIKKVVGDKKVDENDMEKMPYLNAVVKELLRKHPPTYFTLTHTVTEPVKLGEYDIPMDANVEFFTHGISHDPNIWSDPDKFDPDRFISGREDADITGVKGVKMMPFGVGRRICPGLGMATVHVNLMLARMVQEFEWFAYPKDSKVDFSEKLQFTVVMKNPLRAKVKPRM
- the LOC132059160 gene encoding cytochrome P450 77A1 isoform X2 yields the protein MEYFIFTAFAFLLTFFIILLTQKTKSKNLNLPPGPPGWPVVGNLFQVAGSGKQFFEYIRDLKPKYGSIFTLKMGARTMIVITSADLAYEALITKGQIFATRPKENPTKTIFSCNQFTVNAASYGPVWRSLRKNMVQNMLSSSRLKEFRNCRELAMDKMIERIRMDAEANNNVVWVLKNARFAVFWILVAMCFGVEMEEKMVETVDQTMKEVLVVLNPRVDDYLPMLSLFVGYKQRKRVKEVRKRQIETLVPLIEKRRKAVQNPGSDKTAASFSYLDTLFDVKVEGRKSGPTNPELVTLCSEFLNGGTDTTATALEWAIGRLIENPSIQDKMYEEIKKVVGDKKVDENDMEKMPYLNAVVKELLRKHPPTYFTLTHTVTEPVKLGEYDIPMDANVEFFTHGISHDPNIWSDPDKFDPDRFISGREDADITGVKGVKMMPFGVGRRICPGLGMATVHVNLMLARMVQEFEWFAYPKDSKVDFSEKLQFTVVMKNPLRAKVKPRV